The Brassica napus cultivar Da-Ae chromosome C7, Da-Ae, whole genome shotgun sequence genome has a segment encoding these proteins:
- the LOC106398656 gene encoding uncharacterized protein LOC106398656, whose amino-acid sequence MVCGIFNLVTSQSFTAAFVYARNLKEERIRLWSDILQLSYSALVRNSPWITLGDFNQVAAVSEVYSLSEPIISPGGMEEFNSCMASSEIFDMSFRGCQFTWTNKSITNLKARKLDRALINEAWLEHYPDSYAYFDAPGTSDHSPCLIYLSNDLSMRKTRFVFFSMFTTHLDYASQIKDVWLADIQASSSMFDLYHRLKTAKSDC is encoded by the coding sequence ATGGTCTGTGGAATTTTTAACCTAGTAACCTCTCAGTCTTTCACTGCGGCTTTTGTTTATGCAAGGAACCTTAAGGAAGAGCGAATAAGGCTATGGTCAGACATTCTTCAGCTTTCTTATTCGGCCCTTGTAAGAAACTCTCCCTGGATTACCCTGGGTGATTTCAATCAGGTTGCAGCAGTCTCAGAAGTTTACTCTCTGTCTGAACCAATCATATCCCCTGGTGGCATGGAAGAGTTTAATAGCTGCATGGCTTCAAGCGAAATCTTCGACATGTCCTTCCGAGGCTGTCAATTCACCTGGACAAACAAAAGCATCACCAACCTCAAGGCAAGGAAACTTGACAGGGCATTGATTAATGAAGCTTGGTTAGAACATTATCCAGACTCTTATGCTTACTTCGACGCTCCAGGCACCTCAGATCACTCTCCCTGTCTGATCTACTTATCCAACGACCTCTCGATGCGGAAAACgcgttttgtcttcttctcgaTGTTCACAACTCACCTGGACTATGCTTCTCAGATCAAAGATGTTTGGTTAGCAGATATTCAGGCTTCCTCTTCGATGTTTGACTTGTACCATCGCTTGAAAACTGCGAAGTCAGATTGCTAA